In a single window of the Helicobacter felis ATCC 49179 genome:
- a CDS encoding NADH-quinone oxidoreductase subunit J, with protein sequence MFETLAFYFFAALTLGMAFVVVTTTNILYAMTSLATAMVFVSAFFFLLDAEFLGVVQILVYVGAVVVMYAFGMMFLNASQEVQERAHAPKIPALLVMVLAVVLVALLGAPFIAQYAYTLQESLSPSVDISNTKLIGYVLFSKYLVAFEVGAFMLLVALVGAIASALKKSPKKES encoded by the coding sequence ATGTTTGAAACTCTTGCCTTTTATTTCTTTGCTGCCTTGACTTTAGGCATGGCTTTTGTGGTGGTAACCACTACAAATATTTTATACGCCATGACCTCTTTGGCTACAGCGATGGTTTTTGTATCGGCTTTCTTCTTTCTCTTGGACGCTGAATTTCTAGGCGTGGTGCAAATTTTGGTCTATGTAGGGGCGGTTGTGGTGATGTATGCCTTTGGTATGATGTTTTTGAACGCATCACAAGAGGTGCAAGAGAGGGCGCACGCCCCTAAAATTCCTGCTCTTTTAGTTATGGTGCTAGCTGTCGTGTTGGTTGCCTTGTTAGGCGCACCTTTTATTGCACAATATGCCTACACCTTGCAGGAGAGTTTGAGTCCTAGCGTAGACATCTCTAATACGAAATTGATCGGGTATGTGCTCTTTAGTAAATACTTGGTCGCCTTTGAGGTGGGAGCGTTCATGCTCTTAGTGGCTTTAGTTGGGGCCATAGCAAGCGCGCTCAAAAAAAGCCCCAAAAAGGAGAGTTGA
- the nuoI gene encoding NADH-quinone oxidoreductase subunit NuoI, which yields MGQKYKWLDPKKSSPKLLETLKTSFGLELFKGLGLTIKEFFSKEVTIHYPMEVLPLSPRYRAVHHLQRLLESGNERCIGCGLCEKICTSNCIRIITHKGEDERKHIDSYTINLGRCIYCGLCAEVCPELAIVMGQRFENSSVQRSQFGGKAEFLTDIQSAKDHSHVEFAGFGAPSNNASKRLCQTPLDYALKDEEVKKDKEEKENHV from the coding sequence ATGGGGCAAAAATATAAATGGCTCGATCCCAAAAAGTCTAGTCCTAAGTTGCTAGAGACGCTCAAAACTAGCTTTGGATTAGAGTTATTTAAGGGCTTGGGGCTCACTATTAAAGAGTTTTTTAGCAAGGAAGTTACTATCCATTATCCTATGGAGGTTTTACCCTTAAGTCCTAGATACAGAGCTGTGCATCATCTCCAACGACTCTTAGAATCGGGCAATGAACGCTGTATTGGGTGCGGGTTGTGTGAAAAGATTTGCACGAGCAATTGTATTCGCATTATCACTCACAAGGGCGAGGATGAGAGAAAACATATAGACAGCTACACCATTAACTTAGGGCGTTGCATTTATTGCGGGCTGTGTGCGGAAGTGTGCCCAGAGCTTGCCATTGTGATGGGACAACGCTTTGAGAATAGCAGTGTGCAACGCTCACAATTTGGGGGTAAGGCAGAGTTTCTAACCGATATACAAAGTGCCAAAGATCATAGCCATGTCGAGTTTGCCGGCTTTGGCGCGCCCAGCAACAACGCTAGCAAACGCTTGTGTCAAACCCCCCTAGATTACGCTCTAAAGGATGAGGAGGTCAAAAAAGACAAAGAGGAGAAGGAAAACCATGTTTGA
- the nuoH gene encoding NADH-quinone oxidoreductase subunit NuoH codes for MSAEIIETLIKILVVVLVFAGLGAFGTYLERKVLAYFQRRLGPTYVGPFGLLQVIADAIKLFTKEDVIPQNANRLIFSIAPVIAMVSAFVSMAPIPFFGDFTIFGHTISPIISDINVGLLFFLAVGSASIYAPLLAGLASNSKYSLIGAARATIQLLSFEVVSTLTILAPIMVVGSLSLVEINQYQEGGMLHWLVFKQPLAFFLFLISSYAELNRTPFDLLEHEAEIVAGFCTEYSGLRWGMFFLAEYAHLFAFCFVISLIFFGGYNAWGFIPGGIAILIKVCFFVFLSMWARATFPHVRPDQLMRMCWKIMLPLALINILATGLVLLLF; via the coding sequence ATGAGTGCTGAAATCATTGAAACCTTGATCAAAATCTTGGTAGTGGTCCTTGTCTTTGCCGGGCTTGGAGCCTTTGGGACTTATTTAGAGCGCAAGGTGTTAGCCTACTTCCAGCGCCGACTAGGCCCTACTTATGTTGGTCCTTTTGGGCTCTTGCAAGTGATCGCCGATGCGATCAAGCTTTTCACTAAAGAAGATGTGATCCCTCAAAATGCCAACCGCTTAATTTTCTCCATTGCTCCGGTAATCGCGATGGTGAGCGCGTTTGTGAGCATGGCGCCCATTCCCTTTTTTGGGGATTTTACTATTTTTGGGCACACTATCAGCCCCATCATCTCAGACATCAATGTCGGGTTGTTGTTCTTTCTAGCGGTGGGTTCAGCGAGTATTTATGCTCCCCTTTTAGCCGGGCTAGCCTCCAATAGTAAATACTCTTTGATTGGGGCAGCGCGGGCGACTATACAACTTCTAAGTTTTGAGGTGGTGAGCACCTTAACGATTTTAGCCCCGATCATGGTGGTAGGCTCTCTGTCCTTAGTGGAGATCAACCAATACCAAGAGGGTGGCATGTTGCACTGGCTCGTGTTTAAACAGCCTTTAGCCTTCTTTTTATTCTTGATCTCTAGTTATGCCGAGTTAAACCGCACCCCCTTTGACTTGCTTGAACATGAAGCCGAGATTGTCGCCGGCTTTTGCACGGAGTATAGCGGGCTTAGATGGGGCATGTTTTTCTTAGCTGAATACGCCCATTTGTTCGCCTTTTGTTTTGTGATCTCTCTTATTTTCTTTGGAGGTTACAATGCGTGGGGCTTTATCCCGGGCGGCATTGCGATCCTAATCAAAGTCTGTTTCTTTGTATTCTTATCCATGTGGGCACGGGCAACTTTCCCCCATGTGCGCCCTGACCAACTCATGCGCATGTGCTGGAAAATCATGTTGCCTTTAGCCCTAATCAATATCCTAGCCACTGGGCTAGTGCTTTTACTTTTTTAA
- a CDS encoding NADH-quinone oxidoreductase subunit G, with the protein MPSIEIDGQKVEFSEGQTILEAARSAGVYIPAICYLSGCSPTVACKMCMVEVEGKRVYACNTKPKANTKVATMTPALVAERQMIMQTYDVNHPLECGVCDKSGECELQDMTHRTLVDRQPFSVRDNLKPFAFWAQASYDPNLCIMCERCVTTCSDNIGDSNLKASKASLHAPDKFKESMPKDPFGVWSRKQKGMIAFVGSTPCYDCGECIAVCPVGAIVYKDFSYKANAWELKHIDSTCMHCAAGCLLDYQVRHFDTLGEQQRIFRVGNDFYHNPICGAGRFAFDLHASREGSTNIEQAVQKLKEAKAVYIGGDLSNEEAYLVEQIRKKCGFSLHNDKLHAFQEFLRVFNPKWHDLKDLKSSSCVLSLGSRLKNENPLLKYALANVLKVNKGTSLIYAHPLEDSALEKICRSVVPVCHAVGAEEIILGAFLMALGVNSPSLESLKNSQVLPEPTLKPAPKAPKEAQETTEKTPTDEEHACGLEETKLESKAEDKPPVFAMLESVKLDSPTFEKIKALIEKAPSVALLIGPEIYTHSKAHNIALMLQEASTLEKLKIFLIPPTSNALGIVSLCNLEKDSHASPSVGVRTKGDFILDSDCVDESGQAHNVVDFILPSFNQVEATMTNLEGRALPLRPALAYEGLDLADIAQHFGLYGESLVEYTHELPQEKGFLGVAYDDLTNFYANDKSNYRGYKLKSTPSQATEPSTPISPLESVGEFNAYLQFAETQFNTHTLKSQNLQLKEGIYTSKEYLESLGLEEGAQITLSKGARTLTGKVYIDHSLKRNVFMVSPSLDKAQVFSSPFETLQWERA; encoded by the coding sequence ATGCCAAGCATAGAAATAGATGGGCAAAAGGTAGAGTTTAGCGAGGGGCAGACAATCTTAGAGGCGGCGCGCAGTGCGGGGGTGTATATCCCTGCTATTTGCTATCTGAGCGGGTGCTCACCCACAGTGGCTTGTAAGATGTGCATGGTGGAGGTGGAGGGCAAAAGGGTTTATGCTTGCAACACCAAACCTAAAGCCAACACCAAAGTCGCCACAATGACCCCTGCGCTCGTGGCTGAACGCCAAATGATCATGCAAACCTATGATGTTAATCACCCTTTGGAGTGTGGGGTGTGCGATAAAAGCGGAGAGTGTGAATTACAAGACATGACACACCGCACTTTAGTGGATCGCCAGCCTTTCAGTGTGCGCGATAACTTAAAGCCCTTTGCCTTTTGGGCGCAAGCCTCCTACGATCCAAACTTATGTATCATGTGCGAGCGTTGTGTAACCACTTGTAGCGACAACATTGGTGATAGCAATCTAAAGGCAAGTAAGGCAAGCTTGCACGCTCCTGATAAATTTAAAGAGAGCATGCCTAAAGACCCTTTTGGCGTGTGGAGTCGCAAACAAAAGGGCATGATCGCCTTTGTGGGCTCCACCCCTTGCTATGATTGCGGGGAGTGTATCGCTGTGTGCCCTGTGGGGGCGATTGTCTACAAAGATTTTAGTTATAAAGCCAATGCGTGGGAGCTCAAACACATCGACTCGACTTGTATGCATTGTGCAGCCGGGTGCTTGCTTGATTACCAAGTGCGCCACTTTGACACTTTGGGCGAGCAACAACGCATTTTTAGAGTGGGCAATGATTTCTACCATAACCCTATCTGTGGAGCGGGGCGTTTTGCCTTTGACTTGCACGCCTCTAGGGAGGGGAGCACCAACATAGAGCAAGCCGTACAAAAACTTAAAGAGGCGAAGGCGGTGTATATCGGGGGAGATTTAAGCAATGAAGAAGCTTACTTGGTGGAGCAAATACGCAAAAAATGTGGCTTTAGCCTGCATAACGACAAACTCCACGCCTTCCAAGAGTTTTTGCGTGTCTTTAACCCCAAATGGCACGATTTAAAAGATTTAAAAAGTTCTAGTTGTGTGTTAAGTCTGGGATCACGCCTTAAAAATGAAAACCCTCTACTCAAATACGCTTTGGCTAATGTGCTTAAAGTGAATAAGGGCACAAGCTTAATTTACGCCCACCCCCTAGAAGATAGCGCGTTGGAGAAAATTTGCCGGAGTGTGGTGCCTGTGTGCCACGCTGTAGGGGCAGAGGAGATCATTTTAGGAGCGTTTTTAATGGCCTTAGGGGTCAATAGCCCCAGTTTGGAGAGCTTAAAAAATAGCCAAGTGTTGCCAGAGCCTACCCTTAAGCCAGCTCCCAAAGCCCCCAAAGAAGCCCAAGAAACTACAGAGAAAACCCCCACAGATGAAGAGCATGCCTGTGGCCTAGAGGAAACTAAGCTTGAGTCCAAAGCCGAAGACAAACCCCCCGTATTTGCCATGCTTGAAAGCGTTAAGCTAGACAGCCCCACTTTTGAGAAAATCAAAGCCCTCATTGAAAAAGCCCCCAGTGTGGCTCTTCTAATCGGGCCAGAAATTTACACCCACTCCAAAGCCCACAACATAGCTCTAATGTTGCAAGAGGCAAGCACCCTAGAGAAACTTAAAATCTTTTTAATCCCTCCCACAAGCAACGCGCTAGGCATTGTGTCGCTTTGCAATTTGGAAAAGGACAGCCACGCTAGCCCGAGTGTGGGTGTGCGCACAAAAGGAGATTTTATCTTAGATAGTGATTGTGTGGATGAGAGTGGGCAGGCGCACAATGTGGTAGATTTTATTTTGCCTAGCTTTAACCAAGTAGAAGCGACTATGACAAATTTAGAGGGGCGAGCCTTACCCCTGCGCCCGGCTTTGGCTTATGAAGGGCTAGATTTAGCTGACATCGCCCAGCACTTCGGCCTATATGGGGAGAGTTTAGTAGAATACACCCACGAACTGCCCCAAGAAAAGGGCTTTTTGGGCGTAGCTTATGATGACTTAACAAACTTTTACGCCAATGACAAAAGCAATTATCGAGGGTATAAACTTAAAAGCACACCTAGCCAAGCTACAGAACCAAGCACACCTATAAGCCCGCTAGAGAGCGTGGGCGAGTTTAACGCCTATTTGCAATTTGCCGAAACGCAGTTCAACACCCACACACTCAAAAGCCAAAATCTACAGCTCAAAGAAGGGATTTACACCTCTAAGGAATATTTAGAGAGTTTGGGACTTGAAGAGGGCGCGCAAATCACCTTAAGCAAAGGGGCGCGCACCCTCACGGGTAAAGTTTATATAGACCACAGCCTAAAGCGAAATGTATTCATGGTAAGCCCAAGCCTAGATAAAGCGCAAGTCTTTTCTAGTCCTTTTGAAACCTTGCAATGGGAGCGCGCATGA
- a CDS encoding NADH-ubiquinone oxidoreductase subunit E family protein: MKRFDLRHLRDEPNSVVLERMGAILDSSVSPGEVVIFMFEVVDFDIVEQSAEAIQARGDVLMNSLRFNRVDWTLVVKKANACQA, translated from the coding sequence ATGAAGCGCTTTGATTTACGGCATTTAAGAGATGAGCCAAATAGTGTGGTTTTAGAGCGCATGGGAGCGATTTTAGATAGCAGTGTAAGCCCGGGGGAAGTGGTGATCTTTATGTTTGAAGTGGTGGATTTTGACATTGTGGAGCAGAGCGCGGAGGCAATTCAAGCTAGGGGAGATGTGCTGATGAATTCTTTGCGTTTTAATCGGGTGGATTGGACTTTAGTGGTGAAAAAGGCTAACGCATGCCAAGCATAG
- the nuoD gene encoding NADH dehydrogenase (quinone) subunit D: MAQIFTKLKPQFENVLFERDDKQMVINFGPQHPSSHGQLRLILELEGEKITKATPEIGYLHRGCEKLGENMTYNEYMPTTDRLDYTSSTSNNYAFAHAVETLLGVQIPRRAQVIRTLLLELNRVISHVFFLSVHALDVGAMSVFLYCFKTREYGLDLMEDYCGARLTHNAIRIGGVPLDLPPNWLEGLKAFIKEVRDMHKLISGLLDSNRIWKARLENVGTISQEQAKSWGASGIMLRGTGIAYDVRKEEPYELYPELDFDIPVGNHGDSYDRYQLYMLEIEESLRILEQLIPMYAPTEPQIMTHAPQYFSAPKEDIMTQNYALMQHFVLVTQGMRPPRGEVYAPTESPKGELGFFIHSEGEPYPYRLKIRAPSFFHIGSMQDILVGQYLADAVTIIGSSNAVFGEVDR; this comes from the coding sequence ATGGCACAGATTTTTACCAAACTCAAACCGCAATTTGAAAATGTCCTTTTTGAAAGGGACGATAAGCAAATGGTGATCAATTTTGGTCCACAACATCCCTCTTCACACGGGCAACTGCGCTTGATCTTAGAATTAGAAGGCGAGAAAATCACCAAAGCCACACCAGAGATTGGCTACTTGCATCGGGGTTGTGAAAAGCTGGGCGAAAACATGACCTACAACGAATATATGCCCACTACCGATCGCCTAGATTACACCTCTTCGACCAGCAATAACTACGCTTTTGCCCATGCGGTAGAAACTTTATTAGGCGTGCAAATTCCCAGACGCGCGCAGGTGATCCGCACCTTGCTTTTAGAATTAAACCGCGTGATCTCCCATGTGTTTTTCTTGAGCGTGCATGCTCTGGATGTGGGGGCGATGTCGGTGTTTCTCTATTGTTTTAAAACCCGCGAGTATGGGCTAGACTTAATGGAGGATTATTGTGGTGCAAGGCTCACCCACAACGCCATTCGAATCGGGGGCGTGCCCCTAGATTTGCCTCCCAACTGGCTAGAGGGGCTAAAAGCCTTCATCAAAGAAGTTAGAGACATGCATAAACTTATCAGTGGCTTGCTTGATAGTAACCGCATTTGGAAAGCCCGCTTAGAGAATGTGGGCACGATCAGTCAAGAGCAAGCCAAATCATGGGGGGCAAGTGGGATCATGCTAAGGGGCACGGGGATTGCCTATGATGTGCGCAAAGAAGAGCCCTATGAGCTTTACCCTGAACTAGATTTTGATATTCCTGTAGGCAATCATGGGGACAGCTACGATCGCTACCAACTCTATATGCTAGAGATTGAAGAGTCTTTGCGTATTTTAGAGCAACTAATCCCCATGTATGCTCCCACAGAGCCACAAATCATGACACATGCCCCGCAGTATTTTAGCGCACCTAAAGAAGATATCATGACTCAAAACTACGCCTTGATGCAGCATTTCGTGCTGGTAACTCAAGGTATGCGCCCGCCCCGTGGAGAGGTTTATGCCCCTACAGAGTCTCCCAAAGGCGAGCTGGGCTTTTTTATTCATTCTGAGGGTGAACCCTATCCTTACCGCTTAAAAATCCGTGCGCCTAGTTTTTTTCACATAGGCTCTATGCAAGATATTTTAGTGGGGCAGTATTTAGCTGATGCGGTTACTATCATTGGCTCAAGCAATGCGGTTTTTGGGGAGGTGGATCGATGA
- a CDS encoding NADH-quinone oxidoreductase subunit C produces MVRKQRPNANVQKQVHYSDRFYVVPPTPKTPIVGSPYEVIFNHINYYHKVLESFIEIDTAVFVIEVSEVAQVAERLKNLGYETLSEMSAIDFLEKRGEFELFYQFLSYLPGYANKRRLRLKAVLKKEENPPTLSHLYRSALWSEREAYDMFGIVFENHPHLKRILMPDDWVGHPLLKSYPLKGDEHAAWYEVDKIFGKEYREIIGPEQRDSARVDERDTFNFSKIGHEQSKGLPLEDKPQKYTFEKSLFVKDLHSKDPTELKERP; encoded by the coding sequence ATGGTTAGAAAACAACGCCCTAATGCTAATGTCCAAAAACAAGTCCATTATTCCGATCGCTTCTATGTGGTCCCACCCACACCCAAAACCCCCATCGTAGGTTCGCCCTATGAGGTGATTTTTAACCATATCAACTATTACCACAAGGTGCTAGAAAGTTTTATAGAAATAGACACAGCGGTTTTTGTTATAGAGGTTAGCGAGGTGGCACAGGTGGCTGAAAGGTTAAAGAATTTGGGCTATGAAACCTTGAGCGAGATGAGTGCAATCGACTTTTTAGAAAAGCGAGGGGAATTTGAGCTGTTTTATCAATTTTTATCCTACTTGCCCGGATATGCTAATAAACGCCGACTACGCCTAAAGGCGGTGCTGAAAAAAGAAGAAAATCCCCCCACACTCAGCCACTTATACCGCTCGGCTCTGTGGAGCGAGAGGGAGGCTTATGACATGTTTGGCATTGTGTTTGAAAATCACCCCCATCTAAAGCGTATTTTAATGCCCGATGACTGGGTAGGCCACCCACTATTAAAATCTTATCCGCTTAAGGGCGATGAACATGCCGCATGGTATGAAGTGGATAAAATTTTTGGCAAGGAATACAGAGAAATCATAGGACCAGAGCAAAGGGATAGTGCAAGAGTAGATGAGAGAGATACTTTTAACTTCTCTAAGATTGGTCATGAACAATCTAAAGGTTTGCCCTTAGAAGACAAACCACAAAAATACACCTTTGAAAAATCCCTTTTTGTCAAAGATTTACACAGCAAAGACCCCACAGAGTTAAAAGAGCGTCCCTAA
- a CDS encoding NuoB/complex I 20 kDa subunit family protein: MAQHAVSYLKNGGLPIALTTLDKLLNWGRSNSLWPLTYGLACCAIEMMATGGSRFDFDRFGTIFRASPRQSDVMIIAGTLTKKHAEFTRRLYDQMPEPKWVISMGSCANTGGMFNTYATVQGVDRVIPVDIYLPGCAPRPETLQYALMVLQDKIRRQKALPENNTKRLV; the protein is encoded by the coding sequence ATGGCACAGCATGCAGTGAGTTATTTAAAAAATGGGGGGCTACCCATTGCTCTAACAACGCTAGATAAGTTGCTAAATTGGGGGCGCAGTAATTCGCTTTGGCCCCTCACTTATGGGTTGGCGTGCTGCGCGATTGAGATGATGGCCACAGGGGGTTCGCGCTTTGACTTTGATCGCTTTGGCACGATTTTTAGAGCATCGCCTAGACAATCTGATGTGATGATTATAGCGGGCACTCTCACTAAAAAGCACGCTGAGTTTACCCGCAGACTCTATGATCAAATGCCCGAGCCTAAATGGGTGATCTCTATGGGTTCGTGTGCCAACACGGGAGGGATGTTTAACACTTATGCTACCGTGCAAGGGGTCGATCGGGTGATTCCTGTAGATATTTATCTGCCCGGGTGCGCGCCTCGCCCTGAAACCCTGCAATACGCTTTAATGGTCTTGCAGGATAAAATCCGCCGTCAAAAGGCATTACCCGAAAACAACACCAAACGCTTGGTTTAA
- a CDS encoding NAD(P)H-quinone oxidoreductase subunit 3 — protein MGVESVTGHPYFGVFVLLVFSFLVFNWTLQIQRFLSRRLARRQNEKLKLAAYECGPLALKQQNRLSHQFYAMAVLFILFDVEIVFMFPWALDFKELGFFGFFEMVSFLGLLVVGFVYALKRGALEWHSMQ, from the coding sequence GTGGGCGTAGAGAGTGTAACAGGGCACCCTTACTTCGGGGTGTTTGTTTTATTAGTCTTTAGTTTTCTGGTCTTTAATTGGACCTTGCAAATCCAGCGTTTTCTTAGCCGAAGACTCGCGCGCAGGCAAAATGAGAAATTAAAGCTTGCCGCTTATGAGTGCGGACCGCTCGCTCTAAAACAACAAAACCGCTTGAGTCATCAATTTTACGCCATGGCGGTGCTCTTCATTCTCTTTGATGTAGAAATTGTCTTTATGTTTCCTTGGGCTTTGGATTTTAAAGAATTGGGATTTTTTGGCTTTTTTGAAATGGTGAGCTTTTTAGGCTTGTTGGTTGTGGGTTTTGTTTATGCCCTAAAGAGAGGAGCGTTAGAATGGCACAGCATGCAGTGA